The following proteins are encoded in a genomic region of Brachionichthys hirsutus isolate HB-005 chromosome 14, CSIRO-AGI_Bhir_v1, whole genome shotgun sequence:
- the cct5 gene encoding T-complex protein 1 subunit epsilon, whose product MSALGTLAFDEYGRPFIIIKDQDKKTRLSGIDALKSHIMAAKAVASTLKTSLGPNGLDKMMVDRDGEVTVTNDGATILSMMDVDHQIAKLMVELSKSQDDEIGDGTTGVVVLAGALLEQAEQLLDRGIHPIRISDGYDQAARAAIVQLDKIAETLICDPSNTEPLIETAMTTLGSKIINRCHRQMAEIAVNAILTVADMERKDVDFELIKMEGKVGGKLEDTQLIKGVIVDKEFSHPQMPKVLKDVKIAILTCPFEPPKPKTKHKLDVTSVEDYKSLQKYEKEKFEEMIQQVKSNGANLAICQWGFDDEANHLLLQNELPAIRWVGGPEIELIAIATGGRIVPRFCELTPEKLGTAGVVKEISFGTTKDHMLVIQECKNTRAVTIFIRGGNKMIIEEAKRALHDALCVIRNLVKDNRVVYGGGASEIACALAVNQAADKCPSLEQYAMRSFADALEVIPMALAENSGLNPIQTMTEVRARQVRESNPFLGIDCLHNNTNDMKQQHVVETLIGKKQQILLATQVVKMILKIDDIRAPGECED is encoded by the exons ATGTCGGCTCTGGGAACGCTGGCGTTTGATGAGTATGGGAGGCCTTTCATCATCATAAAAGACCAGGACAAGAAGACTCGGCTGTCGGGGATTGACGCGTTGAAG TCTCATATTATGGCAGCCAAGGCGGTTGCGTCAACACTTAAAACATCGTTGGGACCGAACG GTCTTGACAAGATGATGGTTGACAGGGATGGAGAAGTGACTGTAACCAATGATGGCGCCACTATTCTCAGCATGATGGATGTGGACCACCAGATTGCTAAACTTATGGTGGAGCTCTCAAAGTCCCAAGATGATGAGATTGGTGATGGAACAACTGGAGTTGTTG TGTTGGCTGGAGCTCTGCTTGAGCAGGCTGAGCAGCTGCTGGACCGCGGAATCCATCCAATCAGGATCTCCGATGGCTATGACCAGGCTGCACGCGCAGCCATTGTACAGCTGGATAAGATTGCAGAAACCCTCATCTGTGATCCCAGCAACACAGAACCGCTCATTGAGACTGCTATGACGACACTGGGATCCAAAAT TATCAACCGGTGTCACAGACAGATGGCTGAGATTGCAGTGAACGCCATCCTCACTGTGGCTGACATGGAAAGGAAAGATGTTGACTTTGAGCTGATTAAGATGGAGGGCAAAGTGGGAGGCAAGCTTGAAGACACGCAGCTGATCAAGGGAGTCATAGTTGACAAGGAGTTCAGCCACCCTCAAATGCCTAAG GTCCTGAAAGATGTTAAAATTGCCATCCTCACTTGCCCATTTGAGCCCCCAAAGCCCAAGACTAAACATAAGTTGGATGTGACCTCTGTGGAGGACTATAAATCTCTCCAGAAATATGAAAAGGAGAAGTTTGAGGAGATGATCCAGCAG GTCAAAAGCAATGGCGCTAACTTGGCAATCTGCCAGTGGGGCTTTGACGATGAAGCcaaccacctcctcctgcagaacGAGCTTCCTGCCATACGCTGGGTTGGAGGGCCGGAGATTGAG ttGATTGCCATTGCCACAGGAGGTCGCATTGTGCCACGGTTCTGCGAGTTAACGCCCGAGAAGCTTGGCACAGCTGGTGTAGTGAAGGAAATCTCCTTCGGAACCACGAAGGATCACATGCTGGTTATCCAGGAGTGCAAAAATACCAGGGCTGTGACCATTTTCATCCGTGGAGGCAACAAAATG ATCATCGAAGAGGCCAAGCGCGCGCTCCATGATGCTCTCTGTGTGATACGCAATCTGGTCAAAGACAACCGGGTCGTGTATGGAGGAGGCGCTTCAGAAATTGCGTGTGCTCTGGCCGTCAACCAAGCTGCAGACAAG TGTCCATCACTGGAGCAGTACGCCATGAGGTCGTTCGCTGATGCCTTGGAGGTGATCCCAATGGCCCTGGCGGAGAACAGTGGGCTGAATCCTATCCAGACCATGACAGAGGTCAGAGCCAGACAAGTCAGAGAGTCCAACCCGTTCCTCGGTATCGACTGTCTGCACAACAACACCAACG acatgaagcagcagcatgtGGTCGAGACTCTGATTGGCAAGAAGCAGCAGATACTGCTGGCCACTCAGGTTGTCAAGATGATCTTAAAGATTGATGACATCCGAGCCCCTGGAGAGTGCGAGGACTGA